ATGCATGACTCCAGGTTTTATCTAACCTTCTGGTCTGGAACACATACAGATCTGACTCAGTGTTTTGTGGCCATTGGATGTGAAGTGAATGGAAGATGCAGCAGTTTCTTGTGGGTACAGGTACAGGGATGATCAGAGCAGAGTTAAACGCTCTCACATCGTAGGGTCCTCTCTTCATCCCATCCCACTGGTCTCGTTTACCCATTGAGAGCTCAGCTTCTCAGTCAAGAAAAAATctctatcatagaatcatggaatggtttgggttggaaaagaccttcaaatcatccagttccaaccccctgcgacgggcagggacacctcccactagaccatgtcacccaaatcCTATTCTATACATTCTATACATGCCAATAAATTGGAGGAAATTGCTTTCATGCTgtcaaggatgatcagggactggagcacctcccatatgaagacaggctgaggaagttggggctgttcagcctggagaagagaaggctgcgtggggacctcagagcagccttccagtatctgaagggggcctgtagggatgctggggagggactcttcgtcagggactgtagtgacaggacaaggggtaatgggttaaaacttaaacaggggaagtttagattggatataaggaggaaattctttcctgttagggtgctgaggcactggaatgggttggccagggaggttgtgagtgctccatccctggcggtgttcaaggccaggttggacgaagccttgggtgcaatggtttagtgtgaggtgtccctgcccatggcaggggggttggaactggatgatcttgaggtccttcccaaccctaactattctatgagtctatgctGGAATGGAGACTGGTCCTAGAGCAGCAGCGGCAGCCACCAGCTGCAAAGCCCAGGAAAAGAGCTATTAGGCAACTAGGATGCGTGCTGATAATTACTTAACCCTTGTTACGTTTGCTCTgggcttttcatttctgttgccTGGCTGTGAATGCTCTGCACTATCACTGCTTGTTTACAGCACAGCACCTAACATGGGCAATTCGTCAGTTTTAAGAGGCTCTGCTCATGTCCCTCTGACATCCAAAGAGCCCAATTAAGTGAGTCTGTCTCTAAATAGTCCTCAGGAGCTGCAAGGGAAAGGGAATGAGTCTCCTTCTGCACATCTGCAGCCGGCAGTTTATATGAGACAGTGTTAGAAATGACTTACAATTCGACTTGTAAAGAATAAGTCTTCTATTTGACTTATAAGAGTTAGAAAAGACTTACAATTCAATTTGACTTATACAGAATAACTTGAGAATGACCAGCTTAATATACATATACCTATACACACATAATCTGCACAGTGTTAGAGCCCAATTCCAGACAGCACCAAATAAATCCATTATATATGgagtgcccttctctggacctggaTTTCTCACACAAACCCATTTCTATCTTGTCAGAATATCCTTGCACTCCACGATACTGCCTTGGCTTTTGAGAATTACACTGTTAGTGTCAGCCCCAGGCAGACCTATGCAGTGTAATAGAACAGAGAGTAAATGACATACCTGTGAATTACAAAAAGAATAATTCATAGGTAATTTTCAATTACAGAGAATAATTTATAGGTGCCTGATTTGCAAAGAGAATAATTTATGAGTAACCTGAATTGCATGTAAAGCACATTTACAGGTTACTGTGAGAAAGGGagcatgctgctgctctgctgtcgTGTGTTGAGGCTGCATTTTGGGGGCACTTCTTGTGAAAACAGCCACCATGAAACAAACGCATCAAATTCCGTAGTAAAAAGGTTTGCGTAATACACCCAACCTGATCTGAAGCCTTGGTATGCGACCAAAAGCCGGATATACGGTCCCTGTTGTCCTCAGAGCTCCTGCCTCATGTCATGCGCCACAAGCAGAAAGGCCGCAATAAAACATGATCACTGGAAAACGCTGTTCCTGAGAGCAGACAAGGAGCAGAGCGCCAAAACCTGGGGGTTATGTGTGTCTCCACTGCACTGCATGGATGTGATGATGAATGATACGAGAGATACGAATAACAGAAAAGAGAGGGAGGTCTGATCTAGGCTGGCTCCTTCCCTACCCTGGTAAAGACCAGGACGATGCCAGGAAGGCACAAGTTCATGTTTCATACCACACAGACATGATATCTCCTTCCCACATACCTGAAGGGGAGCAGGATGCATCAGTGCTTCCACTTCTTTGTCACCACGGTGACATCTTAAACTGAGTGATAAAACAACATCTAAGCTGAAGTGCCACTGCCTCCTGAAGCATCAGGGAATTATACAGGGCACCCTCGACACAAGAGCTAAAAATGCAAAGCCTTTTTGCACTACTTCAGTTAATGAATCACTGTATTCACAGATCAAGCACACAAAATATCTACTAGAGATAGTGTTGTAAAACAGCTTCTTTTAAACTGCTAACGTTGTCCATGAAAGTTTCCTAAAGCATTCACTTTTCCCCAGTGCAGTATTTCAGAAAGGCTTGTCAAGGAGAAGTAATTGTGTTGCATTTGGAGAGGGTATTGGGATGCTGCTATCCTGTGGGAAGCAAACCCAGGCTCTCCAGGAGAAGGGGGTACGCGTCACTGCAGACCACGCATTGCAAGCGAATTCCTGTGTTTGATCTTTCAAACCACACAAATCACAGGCATGATGATGAACATCACAAAACACCCTTGGTCCTAGCTGGGAATGTCTGGAGCTGGGTGAATGTCGCCTTTTAGGAAGCCTTGGGAAACAATGTCTATCCCATAGCTTTGGGTTCGCGCTATACCCCACGAGAGCCTGGGGGAACGCTCGCTAAGAGACTGTGTGCTCATTGTATTTCCTGTTGCATACATCCACTCTTCGCTGCTCctcatttaaaagagaaaaatccattCATTTTGTACCCAGCTCCTCCTCCCGCAGACCCACACTCCATTTATTGCCAGGAAGCGCTAATGAAAGCGGCTCGTGCTTCTCAGAAACCTTCTTTGACAAGATCACTCTCAACCTCGGCCAAGTGCAAAGTCTCTCCTTGGTTTCCCTGGGAGCAACAGGCACTCAGGAGCTCGCTGGATCAATTCCTCAGCGGTTTTAGCATCACTAAGAGTGTCCCAGTGAAAGCGCTGCACATGAGCAGAAAAATGATGCTTGTATTTAAAGATTGTGCAGAACAAGTGAAATCTGGACCATAGGAAAACACAACTCTTCGCCCTAACCCAAGGCAAAGCTTCTGACGACCTGGTGGGGTCAGACTCTCGCTTCATCCTCACAAACCTGGGAACAAGTCAGAAGTGCAGAGATTTAGGTGACAAAGCCCAGAACAACCTCACACAAACTCTTGTTGCTACCCGTAAGAACCAACCTGGGCATTTTTGGAGCAATAAGAAGAGGTGGCTGAGAAAGCATCACATTTTAGTTCTAAGCATTCACCAGTTTAGGGCCCTTGTCCCAGTTCAGATCCCACCATGTGTCTGCTGTCAGCCTTTAACACTAGCACAATACAAGGCTTGCACAAATAAACTGCTTACTTATCCCTCTCCCAGGCTGTATACCCTTAGTGCCAAAAAAGATCATACAAAGCGAGTCTTTTCTTAAGGACTGCTTATACATACACATATCTTCCCAAGGGTTAGATGTAAAGAGATTCAGTGTTAATTTTAATGGGCTGCCACCTTTCTGTTACAGTGCCAACCACCAGAGCCTTCTCTGTGTAACTGAGGAAAGGCTTCGGCTCATGTCGGTACTACGTTTTAAGCATTGAATTTACCTGTTATATTGCTGTCCGTGGGGACCACTGAATGTCACTTACGTGACAGAACCAGGCTGCAGGCATACCTAAATTATAGCCTTAACCAGTTCCTCCTAAAAGCATTCCACCTCTTTTCTGTGCTTGAACGATGCTGTTATAATGGGGATGGTCAGCAGCTGATACATTTACTTACTCACACAGAAAGCTTGTCTGGTTTCTTTTAGTATTAACTTGcctaacagaagaaaacactccTAGAAAGCCTGCacttttgtgtatatatataaaatacccATGTACTTTTCATTCTGCTGTATACAGCTGGAGCACCTATCTGTGGTAGGCAGCTTTGCTCGAAGTACTGCTCCAGAATACACTAGTTCTACTTAGATCTCCTTACAAAAAACGACTGTCTTTAGAAAATTCCAGCCATAGGGGCTTTGgtccctctttttcttccctttcccaaagACATCTCCTTATGTGCATAAGCTGCAATGGGAAATAAGTGCTTGGCTTCAGCAGCTTTGGAAAATGCTGGCCCTagaaaggatgctggggaggatatcgctgggatgctctgaattaatttcttcctgctgcaggcTCTTGTTTGCTCTTTATTTACCCCTTCACGTCATCACCAGCATCCTTGATGCTAACACAGTGGGACATGAAGTTTTCATGAGGCAATGTGATGGCAATGGGCCCGTACATATCTTGCTAGAGAGGCAACACCAGCAAACACTTGTCTCACACCGCATCCCACCTATGGATCAGGATGAGCAAAGCTTCTTACATCCTGCAGCCTGACAGGAGCACAGCGAGCGGGCAGATATCCTGGTCAATACCTGAGATCGGGGATTAAAAGCTGTTAAAGGAAATTGTCAACAGAGAACAACTGCCTTCACTGGTGTTGTTTAGTCTTCTGATAgttagatagatagatagatagatagatagatagatagatagatagatagatagatagatagatagaagACCAAGATCTACTTCATTCCTGCCATGGATTTACACCTTTGAGAGCCCCAAAGAGTGTCGTTTAGCCCAAGAAAAAAGGAGCACCACCTTTTGCTATCATACGAAGGCCAGTGCAGACAGTTGCACACAGAGAGAGGTATTTTCCCTGTTATTGGGACTTCAGGATAaagcaccaggaaaaaaaaaaatacacatcaaACTGCTTTAGTGCATACATCTGGTAGCAATACTGGGGCTACGCATTCGCGAGCACCATCTACTGGTACATTGTCCGCAAACCAGTGACATACACACAGATGGAGAGCACCCTGCAGCAGCTACTCAGGTAAGAGCATAGAGCTCCAGGCCAGCTCTGTGTATAGCATTTCTAAGCTCCTAATCAATCCTTACAGCAGGGATCTTGGGGCAAACTGCTTGCAGAGCAAAGGGTGAAAAGGTTTCCAGGTCCCAGCCATGTGCTGATGCATCCCCTCCTGCAGGCAGTGGGTCCCTCCGCAATGCTGCAGTGCAAACACGCTCAGGAGTTCAGCTTCGGGCCCCGGGCTCTGAAGGATGCGCTGATCTCCAccaacccagccctgcaggagctctACGCCAAGGCTTTCTCCAGGGCGGAGAAGCTGTTTCTCTCTGAAGCCTACAACCCGCAGAGGACACTCTTCTGCACGCTGCTCATCCGGACGGCTTTCGACTGGCTCCTCAGCCACCCCGATGCACCTGAGGACTTTGAGACGTTCTATCATGCCATgctgaggaggaagcagaacttCTATCGGAAGCACATTTACCTGCAACCTATAGGTAAGGTGGGCATCTTCACTGAGAAAACACAGGAGGGAGGAGGGTGATGCTGAATGTTACTGACATCCTCTTCAAAGGATGCAAAATGCAATTGCCATAGCAAGGATAAGCGTAATACCAAAGGCTGTGACATGTCCCCAGTCCAGAGTCACAAACCATGAGGACAGACCTACCCTGTAAGTGGTACGTGTGCTCCTGGGTGACATTTCCTATCCATATGTATCTATATGTAAAACAAGGCTGgttaaaacagcatttctggAGCTCCATCCTTGATGGTCCATTAAAAATCCACCTGTTCCCACATGAATCTTTCTGCACAACTTAAACAGGAGACAACCTTCCTCATGAGAGAGTGAACTAATGCCTCAAGCCACCTCTCAGAAAATGCTCCCTCTTCTCCTCCATGTCTGTATAACCATCTAGAGACACCCGTCACATCCCAGAGTAGACAGTTAACTTGAGAATGAAGcagttttcctcttcctccattgctgcagccagcccccCAAAACCCCTTCAAACCCTATGGCTCACCCTGGCTTTAAGGAACTGATAGAGTTTCTCTTCTCTTAGACTTAATTGAAGGGCCTGCCGGGCTCTCGTTGCTGGATTCCCTTCAGAGCTGCGTTGAGTCTTTCTTCCTGGGTCTCCGTGTGAAGTgccttccctccatccccatctcttccattcactgctgctaccgccacaGCCGGGACTCAGACAGAGTGCAGCTTCATGCAGGTAAGGACCTGGGGACAGGGAGCCCATAGAGATGTCAGATTGGCACAGGAGCATGAACCTTCCCCTAGGAAATGCCTGAAATAGCCTTTAATTGCCTGAGCAGGGAGGGGATGAGGAAGGGAGTGAAAAGGGCGGAATCCTGTTCCCATGGAAAACCCAGAACTTTGAGGCTGGAAACAGGAACGAAACCCAAATTGACCTCCATCatattttcctctgctctttgtattttcagtgcTATTATGCTCTACAAAGTGATCACATCAGCTCCATGGAAAGACACTGTTGATTTGGTGTATTCCGAGTTCTCCCATCCCTTGTCCAGAGCCAAAGCAAATTAGAGGCCTGGGTGGTGCAGGGGGGGAACTCACTGGCCTTTCGTGATAGGAGCTGTGGGTTCAAGCATCACACAGCTCCCCAGGGACAGGGGGTTGTGAGCTGCCAAACTCCTGCTGCACAACCATCTATCTGGAACCAGCTGGTTGCAGGTAGCATGGGCAGCACAAACCCAGCTCTGCACCGGCGCGGCTGCGCCAGCTCAGGTCTGAAATCCCTGCAGTGAAATTCCTCTACTTCCAGGTGCTTATTTCCATGGGTTAGTACTGAATTCACCTGTGGCTTTGCCTTAGCTCTGTGCTCAGCACCACTTTCCAAGTCAGGTCTGCTCACACTCCAGTTTGAGGGGAGGGATCTACACAGCCATAGTTCTTGATCCAGGGTGCAGAATCCAGCAGCTCTACCTATTTGTGGCTTGGATTACATCCTCCTTCCCATGAACAGCAGGAACTTTGGCTCTAGCGTGCTTTAGAGGGATGCTTCATTTTAACAAACGTCTCTTTTGTATTTGTCCAGATGGGATCCTGAATTTCCTGAAGAACAACAAGCCTATGGATGCCCTGTGTGTCCTTGGACTCACTCTGCTGGACCTTTACCCATGTGAGACCTGGAGCTTCACATTCAGCAAATTCCTGCCAGGACAAGGTGGGTTTGATGTCCCATGATATCCTAGGACAGCAGgcagagaaggcagcagtgTACCAAAAAGCCTTCCCTACAATAGCCAAGCTTCAACACTTTATCCACTTCCTGATAAAATGAACTAGGTTTTCCTGATTCAAAAGTGGGAGAGTCAGGGCTCCTGATCCAGTCAAAGTAACTGAGGTGTTACAGACCTCTTGGGAACCGTCTTACCACACCATATGTGCTCAACCAGACTGTTCTACCTTTCCATGACGCCTAAGGAGAGATAGGGGAGCTGATGCCCAACTTTATCTCTCTTCACAGAGGTGGGAGTCTGCAGCTTTGCCAGGTTCTCTGGGGATTTCTCccaggctggctgcagcagctggaaccCACTCACACAGAAGGAGCAGCCGTGCCAGGTCagcaaggaaagcagagagcggacactgCCGCTCAGCGCCCAGGAGATGGTCCAGTGCTGTAAGGTAGGGTCTGCAGCCTCTGCACCCTGTGTCTCTTGCTGTGTAGGGTTAAATACTCAGGGCAAAATCCATGTCTCAGACCAGTGAAGCAGGCGTGAGACTGCTCCTAGAACACACTGGCAATCACAGCCAAGTCCACACACTTCACACACGTGCACTGTACAGATAACTCTTACTCCCCTTGGAGCAAACCGTAGTACCAGCTGGATGGTGAGGCTATAGGACTTACCTTATGTCACAGAGCAACAGTGAGGCAAAATCCCTGCCCAGCTCAGGGCGTAATCTCACATATTTTGTTGTCAGATGATGCATACGCAGAAGGATGGTAGCTGCAGACACAGTACATGGAGGTTAATCAGAGCATCATCTAGTGGAGCTGTGCGTTCACTAATGGATGGCTGGGAAGGGGTGACTGTGTCTACCTCAGGCATTGGTACCCATTAGGGGAGAGGACCACTTCCCAGGCCTGCTTGCATGGATGGATGAGAAAAAACACCCCAGCCAAGTTTACATATAGGTAGATGCCATTAAACCCCATTCATTTCCAACACATCCTCTTCATCAGTGCTGTCCTCCCTCATGCCAGCTCTGCTTCCAGTGTTTTTCCCAAAGCTGGCCCACATGGAGCAGCCGTACCAACACCTTTCAGTGCCATTTCTCTGTGCCTCTCCTGGTGTTTGCTTGGGACTTTCTAGTCCGAGGTCTCTTCCTGTAGCAGTTTCAAATGATGTTTGGtggcagggggaggaggagaggaaccCTCCATCCTCAGCCTTTGCACAGTCACCAATTCCCAAAGCAGTCACGCTTGGCCAGCTGACTGCAGCTGAGTTTTTGCTTTGGCACAAACATTAAGAGCATCTGCTTTGGAAAGACCCAGATCTGTGACTGCCAACAGCATCTTACAGATTTCCCACATGGACTGTGCTGCTCTTTTCAGACCCCAGTGGGA
The Lathamus discolor isolate bLatDis1 chromosome 6, bLatDis1.hap1, whole genome shotgun sequence DNA segment above includes these coding regions:
- the AMZ1 gene encoding archaemetzincin-1; translation: MLQCKHAQEFSFGPRALKDALISTNPALQELYAKAFSRAEKLFLSEAYNPQRTLFCTLLIRTAFDWLLSHPDAPEDFETFYHAMLRRKQNFYRKHIYLQPIDLIEGPAGLSLLDSLQSCVESFFLGLRVKCLPSIPISSIHCCYRHSRDSDRVQLHADGILNFLKNNKPMDALCVLGLTLLDLYPCETWSFTFSKFLPGQEVGVCSFARFSGDFSQAGCSSWNPLTQKEQPCQVSKESRERTLPLSAQEMVQCCKVTCHEICHLMGLGTCRWLQCIMQGALSLDEALLRPLEPCPICLRKLQHVVGFKLIERYRKLYAWTQTVLATWPRQESADLSASEDIPPFSSDSGMCCENDSEAVTSLSEPLTPDTCSQALSISQDLEQEEHSCSLAEAHSQPQLAGHTKSTDTIKDYELWLEMCIAALERNVSEEELAQVDKAVDALAKWEMFTGQLPAMKKDLPFARDSTGIRKVLGDKFSSLRRKLSSRKLSKGESSPQRWRWEEN